A window of the Deltaproteobacteria bacterium genome harbors these coding sequences:
- a CDS encoding NAD-dependent malic enzyme, with protein sequence MAYKRRVIRTLRVRNQQQVGALSKVIQAIASGGGDIGDIKTLSLGTFHTVRDISMECKDEEQLEKILQAVRAIKTTELEAVVDDVMELHKGGKLLVVPKYPVKSVEDLRKVYTPGVAAVSMHLQSNPEAAKEYTSIGRTVAIITNGTRVLGLGNIGPIAAMPVMEGKAALFSQFSGYNMIPILLKTEDPDEFIKHVIAISSAFSAIQLEDIRTPDCFQIEEQLIQKLDIPVMHDDQHGTAVVSLAAAINACRIVKRDLKDSQVGQIGLGAAGSAIARLIMSYTKKTVIGTDVQPYAIERMKKFGGTVVPSVAEVMKKADVVIATTGQAGLIKPEMVRKGQVILALSNPDPEISIKEAIDAGAGFASDGRYVNNLLGYPGILKGAIEGHAKRMTPEMYLAAVEAIVKQTIPGELVPDPLDPSLHQKVAAAVCNAVK encoded by the coding sequence ATGGCCTACAAACGCCGGGTCATCAGAACCCTTCGCGTACGAAATCAACAACAGGTTGGTGCCTTGTCAAAGGTGATTCAGGCGATCGCCTCGGGAGGGGGAGATATCGGAGATATCAAGACCCTCTCTCTCGGGACTTTCCATACGGTGCGCGATATTTCAATGGAATGTAAAGATGAGGAACAGCTCGAAAAAATCCTCCAGGCGGTTCGAGCGATCAAGACCACGGAGCTTGAAGCGGTCGTCGATGACGTCATGGAGCTTCACAAAGGAGGCAAACTCCTCGTCGTTCCGAAATATCCTGTGAAGAGTGTTGAAGATCTTCGAAAGGTCTATACACCCGGTGTCGCTGCCGTTTCGATGCATCTCCAGTCCAATCCCGAGGCCGCTAAGGAGTATACCAGTATTGGCAGAACGGTCGCGATCATCACAAACGGAACGCGGGTCTTGGGTCTGGGGAATATTGGACCGATCGCCGCGATGCCGGTGATGGAGGGGAAGGCGGCGTTATTCTCCCAATTTTCTGGTTACAATATGATCCCGATCCTTTTGAAGACGGAGGATCCGGATGAATTTATAAAACATGTCATCGCCATTTCATCGGCCTTCAGTGCGATCCAGCTTGAGGATATAAGGACACCCGATTGCTTTCAAATTGAAGAGCAACTCATCCAAAAACTGGATATTCCTGTGATGCATGATGATCAGCATGGGACCGCTGTCGTGAGTCTCGCAGCAGCGATCAACGCCTGCCGGATCGTCAAACGCGACCTGAAGGATTCCCAAGTCGGTCAGATAGGACTAGGGGCTGCGGGGTCAGCGATTGCGCGCCTGATCATGAGCTACACAAAAAAGACGGTGATTGGGACTGACGTTCAACCCTATGCGATCGAACGGATGAAAAAATTCGGCGGGACTGTCGTCCCATCTGTTGCCGAGGTGATGAAGAAAGCCGATGTGGTCATCGCCACCACTGGCCAAGCAGGTCTGATCAAGCCGGAAATGGTTCGAAAAGGTCAGGTGATTCTGGCCCTTTCGAATCCGGATCCCGAGATCTCAATCAAGGAGGCAATCGACGCGGGGGCTGGATTTGCAAGTGATGGGAGGTATGTCAATAATCTCCTCGGTTACCCGGGAATATTGAAGGGGGCGATCGAGGGCCATGCCAAACGGATGACACCCGAAATGTATCTCGCAGCGGTCGAGGCGATTGTTAAACAAACGATACCAGGAGAACTGGTTCCGGACCCCTTGGATCCATCCCTTCACCAAAAAGTTGCCGCTGCAGTTTGCAACGCAGTGAAATAA
- a CDS encoding malate dehydrogenase, producing the protein MVTKEEALSYHSEGRPGKIEVVPTKPTSTQRELSLAYTPGVAEPCLEIEKDPKKAFDYTARGNLVAVVTNGTAVLGLGDIGPEASKPVMEGKGILFKQFADIDVFDLEINAKDPEVFIQVVKSLEPTFGGINIEDIKAPECFAIEERLIQAMSIPVFHDDQHGTAVITTAALMNALEVQGKKAENIRVVFSGAGAAAIACAKMFLNLGITRDQVMMCDRQGVVYEGRPNLEFYRSHFAQKTSLRTLEEALVGADIFIGVSGRGIVRPSMIREMAKNPIIFAMANPDPEIGYNEAKEMRPDAVIATGRSDYPNQVNNVLGFPFIFRGTLDVGAKRINEEMKMAAVKALAQLAREEVSKEICHAYGVSSLSFGPEYIIPKPLDPRVLLWEAPAVAEAAIRSGVATRPYSDRNQYETSLKKIVDKTTKKFDKISTRGASHY; encoded by the coding sequence ATGGTGACCAAAGAAGAAGCGCTGAGTTATCACTCCGAGGGACGGCCTGGAAAGATCGAAGTTGTCCCGACAAAACCGACATCGACCCAAAGAGAGCTCTCTCTCGCCTACACACCTGGTGTCGCTGAACCCTGCCTCGAAATCGAAAAAGATCCAAAAAAGGCATTTGATTATACGGCACGTGGGAATCTGGTTGCAGTTGTGACCAACGGGACCGCTGTTCTCGGTTTGGGGGACATTGGCCCAGAGGCCTCAAAACCGGTGATGGAAGGGAAGGGGATCCTATTCAAACAGTTTGCGGACATTGACGTCTTTGACCTCGAGATAAATGCGAAAGATCCCGAGGTCTTTATTCAGGTAGTAAAGAGTCTGGAACCAACCTTTGGCGGGATCAATATCGAGGATATCAAGGCGCCCGAGTGCTTTGCGATCGAGGAGAGACTGATCCAGGCAATGTCGATCCCGGTGTTTCATGATGATCAGCATGGGACCGCTGTCATTACAACGGCGGCTTTAATGAACGCCCTGGAGGTTCAGGGGAAGAAGGCGGAGAACATCCGCGTCGTCTTTTCCGGGGCCGGAGCGGCAGCAATCGCCTGTGCCAAGATGTTCTTGAACTTGGGTATTACGCGAGATCAGGTGATGATGTGTGATCGGCAAGGGGTTGTCTACGAAGGGCGACCGAATCTTGAATTCTATCGATCCCACTTTGCTCAAAAGACCTCCTTAAGGACCCTTGAGGAAGCCCTCGTGGGGGCTGATATTTTTATTGGGGTATCGGGCAGGGGGATAGTCCGGCCAAGTATGATCCGGGAAATGGCAAAAAATCCGATTATCTTTGCCATGGCAAATCCGGACCCCGAAATTGGATACAATGAGGCCAAAGAGATGCGACCGGATGCTGTCATTGCCACGGGACGTTCCGACTATCCAAATCAGGTCAACAACGTCTTGGGCTTTCCGTTCATCTTTCGTGGCACGCTGGATGTGGGAGCCAAAAGAATTAACGAAGAAATGAAAATGGCAGCGGTAAAAGCGCTTGCTCAGCTAGCGAGAGAAGAGGTCTCCAAAGAGATCTGTCATGCCTATGGAGTCTCCTCCCTCTCCTTTGGCCCTGAATACATCATTCCAAAACCTCTGGATCCCCGTGTCCTGCTTTGGGAGGCCCCCGCCGTGGCCGAAGCTGCGATCCGATCTGGCGTTGCAACACGCCCCTACAGCGATCGAAACCAGTATGAGACTTCGCTGAAAAAAATTGTGGACAAGACAACGAAGAAATTTGATAAAATTTCTACCCGTGGCGCTTCGCACTATTAA
- a CDS encoding 2-oxo acid dehydrogenase subunit E2: MKIALTMPQFGESITEALIVRWLKKEGDELKEQEPLIEMETEKSVFAYESPFKGKLIKILESENKKVSVGKEIAHFEVADALGEKYLSMGIGKSLEGLASRVPPSTPAFGGLEGDKKAAISPMIRSLAKENNIPLEEIEKLAGTGPNARLTKEDFLKYLETRGKHPGPSADVKVIPLTPIRARIAEKMSLSKKEIPHAGTGVDVDVTTIDEWRKKNDSKLSHLPFVLLAVIPALKKFPILNSSLKGQGADQRIEEHHSIHLGIATATAQGLLVPVLRNIQDLSFSRIVEEVPHLINKAREGRLDVSELTGGTFTVNNTGALGAIRSNQIIPPSQSGILAVNRVTRRPWVINEKIEIRSILPLDLSFDHRIVDGDAACGFLGEVKSQLENFNFSVI; the protein is encoded by the coding sequence GTGAAAATAGCACTTACCATGCCCCAATTCGGGGAATCGATTACCGAAGCGCTTATTGTCCGCTGGCTGAAGAAAGAGGGCGACGAACTGAAGGAACAAGAGCCGCTCATCGAGATGGAGACTGAGAAATCAGTTTTTGCCTATGAGTCTCCTTTTAAAGGGAAACTGATAAAAATCCTTGAGAGTGAAAATAAAAAGGTGTCCGTCGGGAAAGAAATCGCCCACTTCGAGGTCGCCGACGCCTTGGGGGAAAAATATCTCTCGATGGGGATTGGAAAGTCGTTAGAGGGGCTCGCGTCTCGGGTCCCCCCCTCAACGCCCGCCTTCGGCGGGCTGGAGGGTGACAAAAAGGCTGCAATATCTCCAATGATCCGGTCGCTCGCAAAAGAAAACAATATCCCCCTCGAGGAGATTGAAAAACTGGCCGGTACAGGACCCAATGCTCGACTGACGAAAGAGGACTTTTTGAAATATCTCGAGACACGCGGGAAACATCCTGGCCCATCCGCCGACGTCAAGGTAATTCCTTTAACCCCTATCCGGGCCCGCATCGCCGAGAAAATGTCCCTTTCGAAGAAAGAGATCCCTCATGCGGGAACAGGGGTTGATGTCGATGTCACAACCATTGACGAGTGGAGAAAGAAAAATGACTCCAAGTTAAGCCATCTCCCTTTTGTCCTTCTTGCCGTCATACCCGCCTTGAAAAAATTCCCGATCTTGAATAGCTCGCTCAAGGGACAGGGGGCTGATCAGAGGATCGAAGAACACCATTCGATTCATCTTGGGATCGCGACGGCAACCGCTCAGGGTCTCCTCGTCCCTGTCTTACGCAATATTCAAGACTTGAGCTTTTCCAGGATTGTTGAAGAGGTGCCTCACCTTATTAACAAGGCCCGCGAGGGGAGGCTGGACGTTTCTGAACTGACAGGAGGCACATTTACCGTCAATAATACGGGAGCCCTTGGAGCGATCAGAAGCAATCAGATCATCCCTCCCTCGCAATCAGGAATCCTGGCGGTGAATCGTGTGACCCGTCGTCCCTGGGTGATCAACGAAAAGATCGAGATACGATCGATCCTGCCTCTGGACCTCTCTTTCGATCATCGGATCGTTGATGGCGACGCCGCCTGTGGCTTCTTAGGCGAAGTGAAGAGCCAACTCGAAAATTTCAACTTTTCTGTAATTTAA
- a CDS encoding MaoC family dehydratase: MKELAKEIPVDLNKVRFPEYGRVLEDFQPGEVFCHPRGITIDRNFAIEFATTFMEANPLYLNADYAKKHGFSDLLVSPMMVLNLAISLGVQNDSEKAMANLGYYNVEFPKAVFPGDTLRGLTKVIESQGRGDKPGIVTIRTAALNQKGEVVCRYNRKIMVAPSGKKSDPTTVSGQPFPEESVGEIRELPLPTAGKYPRNLTGTKTYFEDFQVGEIIVHKNGRTITDEHIPWTYRLMNTHPLHYDQLYTQGAKLSGTGKPVVYGGLVFAWLCGLASRDTSENALWDLGYTEGYHTQPAYSGDTVTAVSRILAKEDFLPKAGVIQTQLIGLKNLRASDALQQFGADLFLKEKDKKDLGKQKISEKVFEIERRLLIKKRSAVG; the protein is encoded by the coding sequence ATGAAGGAACTCGCAAAAGAAATTCCAGTCGACTTGAACAAGGTTCGTTTTCCAGAATACGGACGTGTTTTGGAAGATTTTCAGCCCGGTGAGGTTTTTTGTCATCCACGGGGGATTACAATCGATCGAAATTTTGCGATCGAATTCGCCACGACTTTTATGGAGGCGAATCCCCTCTATCTGAATGCCGATTACGCGAAGAAGCATGGTTTCTCGGATCTCTTGGTCTCTCCGATGATGGTCTTGAATTTGGCGATCTCCCTTGGAGTTCAGAATGACTCCGAGAAGGCGATGGCGAATCTTGGTTATTACAATGTGGAATTTCCAAAGGCGGTCTTTCCAGGGGATACCTTAAGGGGATTAACGAAGGTCATTGAGTCCCAGGGACGGGGAGACAAGCCGGGGATTGTGACGATTCGGACAGCTGCACTGAACCAGAAGGGGGAGGTTGTCTGTCGCTATAACCGAAAGATCATGGTCGCCCCATCGGGGAAAAAGAGCGATCCAACCACCGTTTCGGGTCAACCATTTCCCGAGGAATCTGTAGGGGAAATTCGCGAATTGCCCCTACCAACGGCGGGAAAATATCCAAGAAACCTGACCGGAACGAAGACCTATTTTGAGGATTTTCAGGTGGGGGAGATCATTGTCCACAAAAACGGTCGGACGATTACCGATGAGCATATCCCATGGACCTATCGGCTCATGAATACGCATCCCCTTCACTACGATCAACTCTACACACAGGGGGCAAAACTTTCCGGAACCGGCAAACCAGTTGTTTACGGTGGCCTCGTCTTCGCCTGGCTCTGTGGGCTTGCCTCGCGGGACACGAGCGAGAACGCCTTGTGGGACCTTGGGTATACCGAAGGGTATCACACCCAACCAGCCTATTCGGGAGATACCGTGACGGCGGTCAGTCGGATCTTGGCGAAGGAGGATTTTTTACCGAAAGCCGGGGTTATTCAGACTCAGTTGATTGGTCTCAAGAATCTCAGGGCCTCTGACGCCCTACAGCAGTTTGGGGCCGATCTTTTCTTGAAGGAAAAAGACAAAAAAGATCTGGGAAAACAAAAGATTAGTGAAAAGGTGTTCGAAATAGAGCGTAGGCTTTTGATTAAGAAGAGATCAGCGGTAGGTTGA
- a CDS encoding alpha-ketoacid dehydrogenase subunit beta, which yields MPVMTYGEAIRDGLRQAMKEDERVYLLGEDIAEYGGVYGITKGLVKEFGKKRVKNTPLSEGAIIGEAIGAAIAGLRPVAEIQFSDFMTTAFSTLVDVAAPYRFRIGTPIPMVIRAPSGGGLRIGPYHSKSTEAWYFHVPGLKLVAPSTPSDAKGLLAASIDDNDPVLFFEHKKLYYEIKEEVPDGSYRIPLGKALVRREGSHITLMTYGAMVHLALKTAEKLSKEEGIELEVVDLRTLVPLDEETLLNSFRKTNRVIILHEAPRRGGVGAELESLICEKGFDSLSAPPVRITAKMTPIPVAPQLEDYYLPSEQDIVDAAKRLVQY from the coding sequence ATGCCGGTCATGACGTATGGAGAGGCAATCCGAGACGGACTCCGACAGGCGATGAAGGAGGATGAGAGGGTGTACCTCCTCGGTGAAGATATCGCAGAGTATGGGGGTGTCTATGGAATTACGAAGGGCTTGGTAAAGGAATTCGGGAAAAAACGGGTCAAGAATACCCCGCTTTCCGAAGGGGCCATCATTGGAGAGGCGATCGGAGCGGCGATTGCGGGACTTCGTCCTGTTGCCGAGATCCAATTCTCTGATTTTATGACCACCGCTTTTTCCACGCTTGTCGATGTCGCGGCCCCTTATCGATTCCGAATCGGGACCCCAATACCGATGGTTATTCGTGCCCCTTCGGGAGGAGGGCTTCGCATTGGCCCTTACCACTCAAAAAGCACAGAGGCGTGGTATTTCCATGTCCCGGGACTTAAACTTGTCGCCCCCTCAACCCCCTCTGATGCGAAGGGACTCTTGGCTGCATCGATTGATGACAATGACCCTGTCCTCTTTTTTGAACACAAAAAACTGTACTATGAGATTAAAGAGGAGGTCCCCGACGGAAGTTATCGAATCCCTCTGGGTAAGGCCTTGGTCCGAAGAGAGGGCTCCCATATCACCCTCATGACGTACGGCGCGATGGTCCATCTCGCCCTAAAGACTGCTGAAAAGCTCTCGAAGGAAGAGGGAATAGAACTGGAAGTGGTTGATTTGCGCACCCTCGTCCCTTTGGATGAAGAAACACTGCTCAATTCTTTTCGAAAAACAAATCGGGTTATTATTCTCCATGAAGCCCCTCGTCGTGGGGGAGTGGGGGCTGAGCTGGAATCACTCATTTGTGAAAAGGGATTCGATTCCCTCTCGGCACCGCCCGTACGTATTACAGCCAAGATGACACCGATCCCGGTCGCTCCGCAGCTGGAGGATTATTACCTCCCTTCAGAACAAGATATTGTTGACGCTGCCAAGAGACTCGTTCAATACTGA
- a CDS encoding ATP phosphoribosyltransferase, with translation MGKILKIGLPKGSLQESTFRLFGKAGFKITADPRSYSPNINDAELEGLLIRAQEMAHYVENGALDCGITGRDWILEGETKVEEICELRFAKAGLKPVRWVIAVPNDSKIKTVRDLEGKKVATELVQFTKRYLKGKGIRASVEFSWGATEVKPPYLADAIVEVTETGSSLRANNLRIVETILESTSVFIANQHSWKESWKREKMENLALLLQGAIAAEEKVGLKMNVPKSRLKTVIEKLPALHTPTISQQADESWVAIEVIVDESIVREILPALKRAGASGIVEYPLNKVIP, from the coding sequence ATGGGCAAAATTCTAAAAATTGGATTGCCAAAGGGAAGTCTTCAGGAATCAACCTTCCGTCTTTTTGGAAAAGCGGGGTTTAAAATCACAGCGGACCCCAGAAGTTATAGTCCCAATATCAATGATGCTGAGCTTGAAGGCCTTCTGATCCGCGCGCAGGAGATGGCCCACTACGTGGAAAACGGGGCATTGGATTGTGGCATCACAGGACGCGATTGGATCCTCGAGGGAGAGACGAAGGTAGAAGAGATTTGTGAGCTCAGGTTTGCAAAGGCTGGTCTTAAGCCAGTTCGATGGGTCATCGCGGTCCCAAACGACTCAAAGATCAAGACGGTCAGAGATCTGGAAGGGAAGAAGGTCGCCACAGAATTGGTCCAGTTTACAAAACGGTATCTAAAGGGAAAAGGGATCCGGGCCAGTGTCGAGTTCTCCTGGGGGGCAACAGAGGTGAAACCCCCCTACTTGGCAGATGCCATCGTCGAGGTTACGGAAACAGGAAGCTCACTTCGCGCGAACAATTTAAGAATTGTGGAAACGATCTTGGAATCGACATCAGTTTTTATTGCAAATCAGCATTCATGGAAAGAGTCCTGGAAAAGAGAAAAAATGGAAAATCTGGCCCTCCTTCTCCAAGGGGCGATCGCAGCGGAAGAGAAGGTTGGGCTCAAGATGAATGTCCCAAAATCCCGTCTCAAGACTGTCATCGAAAAACTGCCTGCCTTGCATACACCGACCATTTCTCAACAGGCTGACGAGTCCTGGGTGGCGATCGAAGTGATCGTTGATGAGTCAATTGTGCGAGAAATCCTGCCTGCCTTGAAGAGGGCTGGTGCCTCCGGAATTGTCGAGTATCCCCTCAACAAGGTAATTCCCTAA
- a CDS encoding CoA ester lyase encodes MTQKIHPNEALFAGEKPFPIIPCCEHFAGSEKLMTKALELQNQKGGLFDITMDLEDGAPQGKEKEHAEMIVTMQKSPLNKHKMSGIRIHDFTNRHWRQDVDIIVPGAGGLMAYITIPKPTAAGQVREMIGYIQQVAKKSGLKREIPIHVLIETHGALRDAFEIAALPWMQVLDFGLMDFVSGHHGAIPDSAMRSPGQFDHALIARAKTTIVAAALANGIVPAHNVTLDLKNREQTLADARRAHYDFGFLRMWSIYPTQIDAIIEAMQPDHSRVEKGCQILLAAQENNWGPIQFEGELHDRATYRYFWELVQAARLSGQKLTDAAEQAFFVS; translated from the coding sequence ATGACCCAAAAAATCCATCCCAACGAAGCCCTCTTCGCCGGTGAGAAACCGTTCCCGATCATCCCGTGCTGCGAGCATTTTGCCGGTTCTGAAAAATTGATGACGAAGGCGCTTGAACTCCAGAACCAAAAGGGGGGGCTCTTCGATATCACGATGGACCTTGAGGATGGTGCGCCACAAGGAAAGGAAAAGGAACATGCGGAGATGATTGTGACGATGCAGAAGTCTCCTCTGAACAAACACAAGATGAGTGGGATTCGGATCCATGACTTCACGAACCGCCATTGGAGACAGGATGTCGATATCATTGTCCCTGGTGCCGGCGGCTTGATGGCCTATATCACCATCCCAAAGCCAACAGCGGCGGGTCAGGTCCGTGAGATGATTGGGTATATCCAGCAGGTTGCCAAAAAATCGGGCCTAAAACGCGAAATTCCGATCCATGTCTTGATTGAAACCCACGGCGCCTTGCGCGACGCCTTCGAGATTGCTGCGCTTCCCTGGATGCAGGTCTTGGATTTTGGTCTCATGGATTTTGTCTCCGGCCATCATGGGGCGATCCCTGATTCCGCCATGCGGTCGCCGGGCCAATTTGACCATGCCTTGATTGCGCGGGCAAAGACGACGATTGTTGCCGCGGCGTTGGCAAATGGAATTGTACCCGCACATAATGTTACGCTGGATCTCAAGAATCGTGAGCAGACGTTAGCGGATGCACGACGTGCTCATTATGATTTTGGATTTTTACGGATGTGGTCGATCTATCCAACGCAGATCGATGCGATCATCGAGGCGATGCAACCGGATCACTCGCGTGTTGAGAAGGGGTGCCAGATATTGCTGGCTGCCCAGGAAAATAACTGGGGTCCAATCCAGTTCGAAGGGGAACTCCACGACCGGGCGACGTATCGGTATTTTTGGGAGTTGGTTCAAGCGGCCAGGCTTTCTGGGCAGAAGCTTACTGATGCGGCCGAGCAGGCGTTTTTCGTTTCTTAA
- a CDS encoding thiamine pyrophosphate-dependent dehydrogenase E1 component subunit alpha — translation MYYYLTLTRHLENKIAYICYSQNPQNPLIIGKGYLSTGQEAISVGASSTLDEGDWLSPSHRDMGAHLVRGMTVKEIFLQYFCRANSPTWGRDSNVHFGVTSKRILSFISHMGSMTPVANGVAAAMVYRGEKNVVLSCFGDGASSQGIVHEALNYAATFKLPVVFVLNNNQIAISTPLHEQTAVEHLALRAAGYGMPGKTIDGNNVIEVYLAVKEAVDRARNGEGPSLIECKTMRMGGHGTHDQYQFLSKKEFEEWKKKDPILWFKNYLKEKGMLDETGEREIEERVEREIEEAVEYARMQPMPKPEDLLKER, via the coding sequence ATGTATTACTATTTGACTCTCACCCGCCATTTGGAAAACAAAATTGCCTATATCTGTTACAGTCAAAATCCTCAAAACCCCCTCATTATTGGGAAAGGATATCTCTCGACCGGTCAGGAGGCTATCTCCGTAGGCGCCTCTTCAACGCTCGACGAGGGAGATTGGTTGTCCCCTTCTCATCGCGACATGGGGGCCCATCTTGTCCGTGGAATGACGGTCAAAGAGATATTTCTCCAATATTTTTGCCGTGCCAACTCTCCGACATGGGGACGGGATTCTAATGTCCATTTCGGGGTCACGTCCAAAAGAATTTTGTCTTTTATCTCTCATATGGGGTCAATGACACCTGTCGCCAATGGTGTCGCCGCCGCCATGGTGTATCGAGGAGAAAAAAATGTTGTCCTTTCCTGTTTTGGAGACGGCGCCTCCTCTCAAGGGATTGTTCATGAAGCACTCAATTATGCAGCAACTTTTAAACTTCCCGTCGTTTTCGTCCTCAATAACAACCAGATTGCTATCTCGACCCCGCTTCACGAACAGACCGCCGTCGAGCATCTCGCACTGCGCGCCGCCGGTTATGGAATGCCCGGAAAGACAATCGACGGGAATAACGTTATCGAAGTGTATCTTGCCGTCAAAGAGGCAGTGGACCGGGCAAGAAATGGAGAAGGCCCTTCCCTGATTGAATGCAAAACGATGCGAATGGGTGGCCATGGAACCCATGACCAGTACCAGTTTCTCTCCAAAAAAGAATTTGAGGAGTGGAAGAAAAAAGATCCGATCCTCTGGTTTAAAAATTACCTCAAGGAGAAAGGGATGCTTGATGAGACAGGCGAGAGGGAGATTGAGGAGAGGGTTGAGCGTGAGATTGAAGAGGCGGTGGAGTATGCACGCATGCAGCCGATGCCTAAACCTGAAGATTTGTTGAAGGAGAGATAA
- the mce gene encoding methylmalonyl-CoA epimerase: MKFLKLDHIGIAVPDLKEAVEIYRKLLGKSPEHYEEVAEQRARTAFFSVGETNLELLESTSPDGPIGKFIEKQGRGGIHHICIQVDNIEKVLEEYKRAGVLLIDEKPRIGAHGKKIAFVHPKSTGGVLIELAEVMK, translated from the coding sequence ATGAAATTCTTGAAACTCGACCACATCGGCATTGCCGTTCCGGATCTCAAAGAGGCGGTGGAGATTTATCGTAAACTCTTGGGAAAATCCCCTGAACATTATGAAGAGGTCGCCGAACAAAGGGCGCGGACCGCCTTTTTTTCTGTTGGCGAAACTAATCTGGAGCTTTTAGAATCAACAAGCCCTGACGGACCGATCGGGAAATTTATCGAGAAACAGGGACGTGGCGGGATTCATCATATTTGTATTCAAGTGGACAATATTGAAAAGGTTTTAGAAGAATATAAAAGGGCCGGAGTTCTTTTGATCGATGAAAAACCGCGGATTGGGGCGCACGGCAAAAAAATTGCGTTTGTGCATCCGAAGTCAACAGGGGGCGTTTTGATTGAATTAGCGGAGGTTATGAAATGA
- a CDS encoding acyl-CoA/acyl-ACP dehydrogenase, giving the protein MSLSDEFQTLESAKKNLDQIGQTLAQRATVDGKISNDKIDELQLEAYDFAWLSSKLYAAESILAYAKSRGELEKGLTSLFVDEAVTDLLNKKTSRTSAPYSRLARVIHEKGHGGDFGLDEQHQMFRETFRKFSEEKVTPWAEKVHRQDLLIPKEIIQGLRELGCFGLSMPQRYGGFQDDQKPDNTGMVVVTEELSRGSLGIAGSLITRPEILAKALLKGGTEGQKQKWLPLLASGERMCAVAVTEPDYGSDVASMKVSATRKNSGWVINGVKTWCTFAGYADTLMVLARTDPDMGKRHKGLSIFIVEKPRFEGHEFKHQQPDHGGTIEGKAIPTIGYRGMHSYEVAFVDYWVPEENLIGGEKGLGNGFYLQMEGFSGGRLQTAARALGVMQAAFEATLRYANERKVFGKPIFDYGMTQWKIVRMAMLIQAARQATYRVARLMDEGKGQIEASLVKFYASKISEWVTREAMQIHGGYGYAEEYPVSRYFVDARVFSIFEGAEEVLALRVIAPGLLQRYL; this is encoded by the coding sequence ATGTCTCTGTCTGATGAGTTTCAGACACTTGAATCTGCCAAAAAAAATCTTGATCAGATCGGACAAACCCTTGCCCAAAGGGCGACTGTCGATGGGAAAATTTCCAATGACAAGATTGATGAACTCCAGCTCGAGGCGTACGACTTCGCATGGCTCTCTTCGAAGCTCTATGCGGCAGAGAGTATCCTGGCTTATGCCAAATCCCGAGGTGAGTTAGAAAAAGGGCTTACCTCTCTTTTTGTGGATGAGGCGGTTACCGATTTATTAAATAAAAAAACCTCTCGAACCAGCGCCCCCTACTCACGTCTGGCACGGGTCATTCATGAGAAGGGGCATGGGGGGGATTTCGGTCTCGATGAACAGCATCAGATGTTTCGCGAGACCTTCAGAAAATTTTCTGAGGAGAAGGTGACTCCTTGGGCGGAAAAGGTTCATCGTCAGGATCTCTTGATTCCTAAGGAGATTATTCAAGGTCTGAGGGAGCTTGGCTGTTTTGGCCTCTCGATGCCGCAACGCTATGGGGGATTTCAGGACGATCAAAAGCCGGACAATACGGGGATGGTGGTGGTGACCGAGGAGCTTTCCCGTGGCTCCTTGGGGATCGCCGGGAGTTTGATTACCCGACCCGAAATTCTGGCCAAGGCCCTCCTGAAAGGCGGCACCGAGGGACAGAAACAGAAATGGCTTCCTCTCTTGGCCTCGGGTGAAAGGATGTGTGCTGTCGCGGTGACGGAGCCGGACTACGGGAGTGATGTCGCCTCGATGAAGGTATCGGCCACACGCAAAAACAGCGGTTGGGTGATCAATGGGGTGAAGACCTGGTGTACCTTCGCCGGATATGCCGATACCCTGATGGTCCTCGCAAGGACCGATCCGGATATGGGCAAGCGTCACAAGGGACTTTCGATTTTTATTGTGGAGAAGCCACGCTTTGAAGGCCATGAATTCAAACACCAGCAACCCGACCATGGCGGTACGATTGAAGGCAAGGCGATTCCGACGATTGGTTATCGAGGGATGCATTCGTATGAGGTTGCGTTTGTTGATTACTGGGTCCCGGAGGAAAACCTGATCGGTGGGGAGAAGGGGCTTGGGAACGGTTTTTATCTCCAGATGGAGGGTTTTTCCGGTGGGCGTCTCCAAACGGCGGCCCGTGCCTTGGGTGTCATGCAAGCCGCCTTTGAGGCGACCCTTCGTTATGCCAATGAGAGGAAGGTTTTTGGAAAACCGATCTTTGATTATGGAATGACTCAATGGAAAATTGTCCGGATGGCGATGCTGATCCAGGCGGCCCGTCAGGCAACCTACCGTGTGGCGCGGCTCATGGATGAGGGAAAGGGACAGATTGAGGCTTCATTGGTAAAGTTTTACGCCTCGAAGATTTCGGAGTGGGTCACGCGTGAGGCGATGCAGATCCATGGGGGGTATGGGTATGCGGAGGAGTATCCGGTCAGTCGGTATTTTGTGGACGCCCGTGTTTTTTCGATCTTCGAAGGGGCTGAGGAAGTCTTGGCGTTGAGGGTCATTGCACCGGGGTTGCTGCAAAGGTATTTATGA